The Phyllopteryx taeniolatus isolate TA_2022b chromosome 17, UOR_Ptae_1.2, whole genome shotgun sequence genome window below encodes:
- the ccdc61 gene encoding centrosomal protein CCDC61 isoform X2, whose amino-acid sequence MCFGARVEIAIVRIQVPFRDFTQPKHRDVFPTLAVGWRLASSRLIADREMEEGSEVMENIVFRGAEFAVKVEVDKGVLLVEISDSKTADQWKGEFDPAYIEDLTRKTGNFKQFPIFCSMLESAMRKTSDSVTLDLLTYADLELLRNRKAGVVGRPRGHPQSCALTAKRYLILIYTVEFDRIHYPLPLPYIGKPDPAALQKEIRTLRAELSALTSQGVDKSAEVEIHRLRAELALMKEEKEAIGKVLERLQLGGRQDWRGGDAVRTLEEQLLKERAKNQHSASKRCQEQRLLMEQVDELRASECTLRLHVKSLTNELALLRRGKGTPLSGCGEICRLRNPVRGRSGSRERRGDRVQRSTERGRRADSTGPHALARRSSPSPTGSRAPRFDPTAYIQDRQRRLRESELKKQLKVRRDLMVSPSLVPERGRSRSREACPQLSRSGSRGRSLSVERRGSRNSSESSLVDLEEMTKALLRRRKQTLNGPSASRGSLIARKPLSSTPTYRMKDKESSIDTGAELSEIDARLQALQEYMRDLDTGH is encoded by the exons ATGTGTTTTGGAGCCCGAGTTGAAATAGCAATTGTGCGGATTCAAGTGCCATTTCGCGACTTTACCCAGCCGAAGCACCGTGATGTTTTCCCCACATTAGCTGTTGGCTGGCGGCTAGCGTCTTCGAGACTCATCGCCG ACAGAGAAATGGAGGAGGGCTCGGAGGTGATGGAGAATATTGTGTTCCGAGGAGCAGAATTTGCCGTCAAGGTAGAAGTGGATAAGGGTGTGCTGCTGGTCGAAATCTCCGATTCAAAGACGGCAGATCAATGGAAGGGAGAATTTGATCCGGCGT ACATTGAAGATCTCACACGAAAAACTGGCAACTTCAAACAGTTCCCCATTTTTTGTAGCATGTTGGAGTCGGCCATGAGAAAG ACGAGTGACTCTGTCACTCTCGACCTGTTGACCTACGCGGACCTAGAGTTGCTGCGGAACAGGAAAGCGGGAGTGGTGGGTCGCCCTCGAGGCCATCCGCAGTCGTGCGCTCTCACCGCCAAACGTTACCTTATTCTCATCTACACGGTGGAATTTGACAG GATACACTACCCTTTACCGCTGCCGTACATTGGAAAGCCGGACCCGGCCGCCCTGCAGAAGGAAATCAGGACCCTCAGGGCAGAGCTCAGCGCGCTCACTTCTCAGGGGGTCGACAAGTCTGCGGAGGTCGAAATCCACCGCTTGCGAGCAGA GCTGGCTCTGATGAAGGAGGAGAAAGAGGCCATCGGCAAGGTCCTGGAGCGACTGCAGCTGGGCGGACGTCAGGACTGGAGGGGTGGGGATGCGGTGAGGACCTTGGAGGAGCAGCTGCTCAAGGAGAGGGCCAAGAATCAACACTCAGCCAGCAAACGATGCCAGGAGCAGCGTCTCCTGATGGAGCAG GTGGATGAGCTGAGGGCTTCCGAGTGCACGCTCCGCCTTCATGTCAAGAGTCTCACCAATGAGCTGGCACTTCTACGCAGAGG CAAAGGGACGCCCCTGTCCGGATGCGGGGAGATCTGTCGCTTACGCAACCCTGTCCGGGGTCGCTCGGGATCCAGAGAACGCAGAGGAGACAGAGTGCAAAGGTCAACGGAAAGAGGAAGAAGGGCGGACTCGACGGGGCCCCACGCTCTCGCACGAAGGTCGTCACCTTCGCCCACCG GGTCCCGAGCGCCTCGCTTTGACCCGACTGCTTACATCCAGGACCGACAGCGCCGGCTGAGAGAATCCGAACTTAAAAA ACAGTTAAAGGTGCGGCGAGACTTAATGGTGTCGCCGTCGCTGGTGCCCGAGCGTGGGCGTTCCCGCTCCAGAGAGGCTTGCCCTCAGTTGAGTCGCTCCGGCAGCCGAGGTAGAAGTTTGTCCGTGGAGCGGCGAGGGAGCAGGAACTCCTCGGAGAGCTCCTTAGTGGATTTGGAGGAGATGACCAAGGCGCTGCTCAG GAGAAGGAAACAGACGCTCAATGGCCCCAGTGCG TCCAGAGGGAGCCTTATAGCCCGGAAGCCCTTAAGCAGCACTCCAACATACAGGATGAAGGACAAAG AGAGCTCCATCGACACAGGCGCGGAGCTGTCGGAGATAGACGCCAGGCTTCAGGCCCTGCAGGAGTACATGAGGGACTTGGACACAGGACATTGA
- the ccdc61 gene encoding centrosomal protein CCDC61 isoform X1, with protein sequence MCFGARVEIAIVRIQVPFRDFTQPKHRDVFPTLAVGWRLASSRLIAVFDYSYTPDSLNGLFADTDREMEEGSEVMENIVFRGAEFAVKVEVDKGVLLVEISDSKTADQWKGEFDPAYIEDLTRKTGNFKQFPIFCSMLESAMRKTSDSVTLDLLTYADLELLRNRKAGVVGRPRGHPQSCALTAKRYLILIYTVEFDRIHYPLPLPYIGKPDPAALQKEIRTLRAELSALTSQGVDKSAEVEIHRLRAELALMKEEKEAIGKVLERLQLGGRQDWRGGDAVRTLEEQLLKERAKNQHSASKRCQEQRLLMEQVDELRASECTLRLHVKSLTNELALLRRGKGTPLSGCGEICRLRNPVRGRSGSRERRGDRVQRSTERGRRADSTGPHALARRSSPSPTGSRAPRFDPTAYIQDRQRRLRESELKKQLKVRRDLMVSPSLVPERGRSRSREACPQLSRSGSRGRSLSVERRGSRNSSESSLVDLEEMTKALLRRRKQTLNGPSASRGSLIARKPLSSTPTYRMKDKESSIDTGAELSEIDARLQALQEYMRDLDTGH encoded by the exons ATGTGTTTTGGAGCCCGAGTTGAAATAGCAATTGTGCGGATTCAAGTGCCATTTCGCGACTTTACCCAGCCGAAGCACCGTGATGTTTTCCCCACATTAGCTGTTGGCTGGCGGCTAGCGTCTTCGAGACTCATCGCCG TATTTGATTACAGTTACACTCCGGACTCACTAAATGGGTTGTTCGCCGACACAGACAGAGAAATGGAGGAGGGCTCGGAGGTGATGGAGAATATTGTGTTCCGAGGAGCAGAATTTGCCGTCAAGGTAGAAGTGGATAAGGGTGTGCTGCTGGTCGAAATCTCCGATTCAAAGACGGCAGATCAATGGAAGGGAGAATTTGATCCGGCGT ACATTGAAGATCTCACACGAAAAACTGGCAACTTCAAACAGTTCCCCATTTTTTGTAGCATGTTGGAGTCGGCCATGAGAAAG ACGAGTGACTCTGTCACTCTCGACCTGTTGACCTACGCGGACCTAGAGTTGCTGCGGAACAGGAAAGCGGGAGTGGTGGGTCGCCCTCGAGGCCATCCGCAGTCGTGCGCTCTCACCGCCAAACGTTACCTTATTCTCATCTACACGGTGGAATTTGACAG GATACACTACCCTTTACCGCTGCCGTACATTGGAAAGCCGGACCCGGCCGCCCTGCAGAAGGAAATCAGGACCCTCAGGGCAGAGCTCAGCGCGCTCACTTCTCAGGGGGTCGACAAGTCTGCGGAGGTCGAAATCCACCGCTTGCGAGCAGA GCTGGCTCTGATGAAGGAGGAGAAAGAGGCCATCGGCAAGGTCCTGGAGCGACTGCAGCTGGGCGGACGTCAGGACTGGAGGGGTGGGGATGCGGTGAGGACCTTGGAGGAGCAGCTGCTCAAGGAGAGGGCCAAGAATCAACACTCAGCCAGCAAACGATGCCAGGAGCAGCGTCTCCTGATGGAGCAG GTGGATGAGCTGAGGGCTTCCGAGTGCACGCTCCGCCTTCATGTCAAGAGTCTCACCAATGAGCTGGCACTTCTACGCAGAGG CAAAGGGACGCCCCTGTCCGGATGCGGGGAGATCTGTCGCTTACGCAACCCTGTCCGGGGTCGCTCGGGATCCAGAGAACGCAGAGGAGACAGAGTGCAAAGGTCAACGGAAAGAGGAAGAAGGGCGGACTCGACGGGGCCCCACGCTCTCGCACGAAGGTCGTCACCTTCGCCCACCG GGTCCCGAGCGCCTCGCTTTGACCCGACTGCTTACATCCAGGACCGACAGCGCCGGCTGAGAGAATCCGAACTTAAAAA ACAGTTAAAGGTGCGGCGAGACTTAATGGTGTCGCCGTCGCTGGTGCCCGAGCGTGGGCGTTCCCGCTCCAGAGAGGCTTGCCCTCAGTTGAGTCGCTCCGGCAGCCGAGGTAGAAGTTTGTCCGTGGAGCGGCGAGGGAGCAGGAACTCCTCGGAGAGCTCCTTAGTGGATTTGGAGGAGATGACCAAGGCGCTGCTCAG GAGAAGGAAACAGACGCTCAATGGCCCCAGTGCG TCCAGAGGGAGCCTTATAGCCCGGAAGCCCTTAAGCAGCACTCCAACATACAGGATGAAGGACAAAG AGAGCTCCATCGACACAGGCGCGGAGCTGTCGGAGATAGACGCCAGGCTTCAGGCCCTGCAGGAGTACATGAGGGACTTGGACACAGGACATTGA
- the kcnk12l gene encoding potassium channel subfamily K member 13 codes for MAQRKATGRRPKAPINEDNARFFLLAGLILLYLLCGAAIFSALEHPFELRARRLWRQQLENFTRRYAVHPRALRTLLRQYEEANGAGIRVDASRPRWDFSGAFYFVGTVVSTIGFGMTTPATIAGKIFLIFYGLIGCAATILFFNLFLERIITMLAYIMRWCHERRLRCSGVGDASGRRDASGEEDSLEGWKPSVYYVMLILGLASIVIACSASTLYCSMENWSYVDSLYFCFVAFSTIGFGDLVSSQRQHYESQEAYRLGNCLFIVMGVCCIYSLFNVISIIIKQTLNWILEKSVRPRDRRLGSRSAGGWWKRRPRRTAAHLGRNRLKRNAVRPLSSHCPAGRQRYADGSAETVYDSETDGGALTVGVHVGRRLSGEMISVNEFMVSNKVSLALLQKQLSETAHQGPRQSYGHQNGFSQGVGALAIMNNRLQETSVDR; via the exons ATGGCTCAGAGGAAGGCGACTGGCCGCCGCCCCAAAGCGCCCATCAACGAAGACAACGCTCGTTTCTTCCTGCTCGCTGGCCTCATTCTCCTCTACCTGCTGTGCGGGGCGGCCATCTTCTCCGCCCTGGAGCACCCCTTTGAGCTGCGCGCCCGCCGCCTGTGGAGGCAGCAGCTGGAGAACTTCACCCGCCGATACGCCGTCCACCCGAGGGCGCTGCGCACCCTGCTGCGGCAGTATGAGGAGGCCAATGGGGCGGGGATACGAGTGGACGCATCGAGGCCCCGCTGGGACTTTTCTGGAGCCTTCTACTTTGTGGGCACCGTGGTCTCCACTATTG GGTTTGGTATGACCACGCCGGCAACCATAGCTGGAAAAATCTTCTTGATCTTTTACGGTCTGATCGGCTGCGCCGCGACCATCCTCTTCTTCAACCTCTTCTTGGAGAGGATCATCACCATGCTGGCCTACATCATGCGCTGGTGTCACGAACGTCGCCTTCGATGCAGCGGAGTTGGCGACGCGTCCGGCAGGCGGGATGCGTCCGGGGAGGAGGACAGCCTAGAAGGCTGGAAGCCTTCCGTCTATTACGTCATGCTGATCTTGGGACTGGCCTCGATCGTGATCGCGTGCAGCGCTTCTACTCTGTACTGCTCCATGGAGAACTGGAGCTACGTGGACTCCCTGTACTTCTGCTTTGTGGCCTTCAGCACCATCGGCTTTGGGGACCTGGTCAGCAGCCAGAGGCAGCACTACGAGTCTCAGGAGGCCTACCGGCTGGGGAACTGCCTTTTCATCGTCATGGGAGTATGCTGCATCTACTCGCTCTTTAACGTCATttccattatcattaaacaaacgCTCAACTGGATTTTGGAGAAGTCGGTGCGTCCGAGGGACCGTCGGCTCGGCTCTCGTTCCGCGGGCGGATGGTGGAAGCGCAGACCGAGGCGTACGGCGGCTCACCTCGGACGAAACCGGTTAAAGCGCAACGCGGTCCGGCCGCTCTCGTCGCACTGTCCTGCCGGAAGGCAACGGTACGCGGACGGCTCGGCGGAGACCGTGTACGACAGCGAGACGGACGGCGGCGCGCTCACGGTCGGGGTGCACGTTGGCCGTCGACTGTCGGGAGAAATGATCTCCGTCAACGAGTTCATGGTGTCTAATAAGGTGTCTTTGGCGCTGCTGCAGAAGCAACTGAGCGAAACTGCCCACCAGGGGCCACGGCAGAGCTACGGCCACCAGAACGGATTCTCCCAGGGAGTGGGGGCGTTGGCCATTATGAACAACCGTCTCCAGGAAACCAGTGTGGATAGATAG
- the ppm1nb gene encoding protein phosphatase, Mg2+/Mn2+ dependent, 1Nb (putative) isoform X1, whose translation MRRRPPRPPAAANSRFDIGGMRTSRKASVEMPAFVRQLVKETEKRVSSFFKGGRAGAADVDEDAVLPSPYLDRPVLDKLAEEGCARWGLTYALGSMQGWRAHMEDYHNCVPQLGGGLADWSFFAVFDGHAGSAVARHCSGHLLGHILASGGLGPEDDPDGVKGALAEGFLQTDKHLHAVARREGWERGGTTVVAALVSPRNIYLANCGDSRAVLCRSGQVRFSTEDHKPYSPLEKERIESAGGSVSLQRINGSLAVSRALGDFGYKRAENRSPGEQMVSPEPEVRALERSPADEFLVLACDGVWDAIGNEELCAFVRNRLLVCADLRDVCSQVIDLCLYKGSLDNISIILLCFPGAPQLSAEALHQEAELEDLLESKVAEIYEELRGRGEDPDLLAVLAVLASAAIPGLPPGGGIHSKRNCIISAYYQQRDTHNPALPNGTEGS comes from the exons ATGAGGAGGAGGCCTCCTCGCCCGCCGGCAGCCGCGAACTCGCGTTTCGACATCGGAGGCATGAGGACGTCGAGGAAGGCGAGCGTGGAGATGCCCGCCTTCGTGCGCCAGCTGGTCAAAGAGACGGAGAAGAGGGTCAGCTCTTTCTTCAAGGGGGGCCGGGCGGGAGCGGCCGACGTGGACGAGGACGCGGTGCTTCCCAGCCCCTACCTGGACCGGCCGGTGTTGGACAAACTGGCGGAGGAGGGCTGCGCCCGCTGGGGTCTCACCTACGCCCTGGGCAGCATGCAAGGCTGGAGGGCCCACATGGAGGACTACCACAACTGCGTGCCTcagctggggggggggctggCCGACTGGAGCTTCTTCGCCGTGTTCGACGGCCACGCGGGCAGCGCCGTGGCGCGGCACTGCTCGGGGCACCTTCTGGGGCACATCCTGGCCTCAG GGGGCCTGGGGCCCGAGGACGACCCCGACGGGGTGAAAGGGGCCCTCGCGGAAGGCTTCCTGCAAACGGACAAGCATCTCCACGCCGTGGCCCGCCGAGAAGGATGGGAGCGAGGCGGCACCACCGTGGTGGCCGCCCTCGTTTCGCCCCGCAACATCTACTTGGCCAACTGCGGGGACTCCAGGGCCGTGCTGTGTCGTTCGGGTCAGGTCCGCTTCTCCACCGAGGACCACAAACCGTACAGCCCTCTGGAGAAAGAGCGCATCGAGAGCGCCGGAGGATCCGTGTCCCTGCAACGTATCAACGGCTCGTTGGCGGTCTCCCGAGCCCTGGGCGACTTCGGCTACAAGCGGGCGGAGAACAGGTCGCCCGGCGAGCAGATGGTCTCGCCCGAGCCGGAGGTGCGAGCGCTGGAGCGCTCGCCGGCCGACGAGTTCCTGGTGCTGGCCTGCGACGGCGTGTGGGACGCCATCGGCAACGAGGAGCTTTGCGCCTTCGTCCGCAACCGCCTGCTGGTgtgcgccgacctgagggacgTCTGCTCGCAGGTCATCGACCTCTGCCTCTACAAG GGCAGCCTCGACAACATCAGCATCATCCTGCTGTGCTTCCCTGGCGCCCCCCAGCTGTCCGCGGAGGCGTTACACCAGGAGGCCGAGCTGGAGGATCTGCTGGAGTCCAAAGTCGCGG AGATTTATGAGGAGCTGCGTGGCAGAGGGGAGGATCCCGATTTGCTGGCGGTCCTGGCAGTCCTCGCTTCCGCCGCCATCCCGGGATTACCACCAGGGGGCGGCATACACAGCAA aaGGAACTGCATCATCTCTGCTTACTACCAACAGAGAGACACGCACAATCCTGCGCTACCAAAT GGAACGGAAGGCTCGTGA
- the ppm1nb gene encoding protein phosphatase, Mg2+/Mn2+ dependent, 1Nb (putative) isoform X2 — protein MRRRPPRPPAAANSRFDIGGMRTSRKASVEMPAFVRQLVKETEKRVSSFFKGGRAGAADVDEDAVLPSPYLDRPVLDKLAEEGCARWGLTYALGSMQGWRAHMEDYHNCVPQLGGGLADWSFFAVFDGHAGSAVARHCSGHLLGHILASGGLGPEDDPDGVKGALAEGFLQTDKHLHAVARREGWERGGTTVVAALVSPRNIYLANCGDSRAVLCRSGQVRFSTEDHKPYSPLEKERIESAGGSVSLQRINGSLAVSRALGDFGYKRAENRSPGEQMVSPEPEVRALERSPADEFLVLACDGVWDAIGNEELCAFVRNRLLVCADLRDVCSQVIDLCLYKGSLDNISIILLCFPGAPQLSAEALHQEAELEDLLESKVAGMTSSTMPRLKNKPKKKELDKDL, from the exons ATGAGGAGGAGGCCTCCTCGCCCGCCGGCAGCCGCGAACTCGCGTTTCGACATCGGAGGCATGAGGACGTCGAGGAAGGCGAGCGTGGAGATGCCCGCCTTCGTGCGCCAGCTGGTCAAAGAGACGGAGAAGAGGGTCAGCTCTTTCTTCAAGGGGGGCCGGGCGGGAGCGGCCGACGTGGACGAGGACGCGGTGCTTCCCAGCCCCTACCTGGACCGGCCGGTGTTGGACAAACTGGCGGAGGAGGGCTGCGCCCGCTGGGGTCTCACCTACGCCCTGGGCAGCATGCAAGGCTGGAGGGCCCACATGGAGGACTACCACAACTGCGTGCCTcagctggggggggggctggCCGACTGGAGCTTCTTCGCCGTGTTCGACGGCCACGCGGGCAGCGCCGTGGCGCGGCACTGCTCGGGGCACCTTCTGGGGCACATCCTGGCCTCAG GGGGCCTGGGGCCCGAGGACGACCCCGACGGGGTGAAAGGGGCCCTCGCGGAAGGCTTCCTGCAAACGGACAAGCATCTCCACGCCGTGGCCCGCCGAGAAGGATGGGAGCGAGGCGGCACCACCGTGGTGGCCGCCCTCGTTTCGCCCCGCAACATCTACTTGGCCAACTGCGGGGACTCCAGGGCCGTGCTGTGTCGTTCGGGTCAGGTCCGCTTCTCCACCGAGGACCACAAACCGTACAGCCCTCTGGAGAAAGAGCGCATCGAGAGCGCCGGAGGATCCGTGTCCCTGCAACGTATCAACGGCTCGTTGGCGGTCTCCCGAGCCCTGGGCGACTTCGGCTACAAGCGGGCGGAGAACAGGTCGCCCGGCGAGCAGATGGTCTCGCCCGAGCCGGAGGTGCGAGCGCTGGAGCGCTCGCCGGCCGACGAGTTCCTGGTGCTGGCCTGCGACGGCGTGTGGGACGCCATCGGCAACGAGGAGCTTTGCGCCTTCGTCCGCAACCGCCTGCTGGTgtgcgccgacctgagggacgTCTGCTCGCAGGTCATCGACCTCTGCCTCTACAAG GGCAGCCTCGACAACATCAGCATCATCCTGCTGTGCTTCCCTGGCGCCCCCCAGCTGTCCGCGGAGGCGTTACACCAGGAGGCCGAGCTGGAGGATCTGCTGGAGTCCAAAGTCGCGGGTATGACGTCATCGACGATGCCACGcctcaaaaacaaaccaaaaaaaaaagaattagacAA AGATTTATGA